The segment CATCAAGACACTCAGGATACACAGGGCTGGGCTGAGATACCATTTTTTCCCTTTCTAATCCTTTCTATTGTTATCTGTTTTAGTATGTCCCTACCATACCATTCCCTTTCTGGTACCATATCATCCTAGAAGCAAATCAGGATGGTGCCTAGTACCCAGATTTAAACCCTTGGCAGCATATAGAATGTTTTCAcacatttttatatttttgtctcCAAAATAATTGTATTGAAAGTTTTGCATAGGCAAAAGTAAGGCCCCGCAAAAGAGTGGGGAAGTGGTAGCAAAACACATTAACAATTGTGATTTTTAGTGCATGCAAAGCCAAGACAGATAAATGTACAAAGGAAAGATGACCGGAGGAGAAGTTTTGTCTGCTTCATATGATGATCTCCTTGATGGAAATTAGATGCGAATCTGATGTAGATGGCTTCCTAAACTGCAACTTCAAGAATCTTGAGTAGATAGGTGGAAAATGTCAAGCAATTTGGCGATAATTTCTCTTGGTGACGAAATTTATTATTGAGCAAAGTGAGTCCAAAGAGACCACTGGTAAAATGAGCGAGTCTATTTTAATAATCAATTGGAATATTAGCTTGCTTTAATGAGGTCAAAAGAGTTATTAGGTAATGCGTATTATACCTTCAAGGAGCTGCAACGATGGGATCATACTAGAGGTTGGTTGATTTTATTAAATGGCTCCTTCAGAAAAATTTGGTGAACTAGCTCTTTAATCAGGTCTTGAAGGTGAGGAAATTGAATGATGATCGGACAAATCAGTATGATGGCACCATCTTCTATAAGCCTATCATGGTATACATAACTATACCAGCTTTCATGATGTTGATCTTATACATTTCTGTATCCTATGTTCTATGAGGGTACTCTTGCTTAGGCCTAATGGAAAGACGAGAGAGATGAATAGAATCTAAACATTGTTTTGTTAACTTGGAGAAAATGAAGGCTAGAATATTACAATAGGTAGTTAGGTGGGTGTTGAGATGACAAAGGATGTGGTATTGTAGAGAGCTAGTCTTGGCCTTTGAAACTCTTGTTAATTTACTCTTATTATATGTCATCGGCAAAATGGTATAATGTTAGTTTATGAGATGAGAATAGATTTTAGTGCTGAATTGAAATTATGAAGGAAAGCTAGAGGGTTATCATCATTAACACCTTTTCCCATTAATGTAGTGTTGGCTACAAAGCATGACACTAACCCAATAAGGATTCATGGAAGGAACCAATGAGTTTTTACATCTAGAAATTAACCTGACATCAACTCCTTGGATAATTGGTGTTGAAATCCTATCCAAGGCAATAGCAGGAAGGAGAGGGGTTTGCCATGGACTTAGGAGGCTAGGTGGGAGGCAGGAAACCTAGCTTGTGTGCAAAATCATTGAAATGCATGTAACTGTGGGATGAGAAACGAGAATGATGATTTAATCATACATATATTAGAGTTACTTTTTGATGCAGTTGCAATCAAAGAGTGCATGGTTGGGTCAGAAAGGAGGATAAGTTGGAATTGAAGCACCAATTTTTAGTTTTACTTGCTGTCCTTGGGGGTTTTAAAGAATTCGTTGATATAATTTGTCAATACTTTTTTTTTAAGAGTTTTTTTAGTGGTTAATAATTAATGGTGCCGAAtaaagatctctctctctctctctctctctctctctctctcatgcaagTGTGCATGCTCTTACGTTGAGCATATGTAAGCGCTGAGTATTGATGGACCCTTGGTTTCTTTTGTACCAAAATCCGAAAAGAAAGGGCTGATCCACTTAAGAGATGGGCGTTTTATTTGGAAAGCTAATATGACCAGTTCCCCTAGGACTTGAGAGAGGTTTTTGAGAAGTTAAACTTTGACATTTCATAAGCATTCAGTCATGAAAAAGGCATCCTCTGTCATTCATTTTCCAGGTCTTGCTATATAGTTGTATTTGCTCCCTTGTTTAGGAAGACAAGTTCAGATCATACTCAAAAAATTCCCTTGTTTCATACCTTAATATACTGCTAAACCCTACAGGTTAGGAAACCCGAATTACATCTTCCTACAACTGTCTTTTCATTGAGAGCAAGCCTTTCACTCATCCTATTTAACTCTATTCGGATGATTGTTTGAGACCAAATGATTCGCACTTGCATCATGTTTGATGGAAGGCTATTCCAGTATTGCAGCTAGCATTGACATCACTCACCTTGGATGCCCTTCTCTTAACCAAGAAAAATAAAGGTTTACCAATGGCCGCGATGGTCGTGGCATTCTTCAAATGCAGATTGCCAGTTCAAATGTAGTTCCTAACATATGGATAATATATCAGAcagatattaaaaaaattcttgaagtatTGTCTTTTTATTTtggtcaaataatttttcaaattattcTTCAAAAGTGAATCAATTCACAACTATTCAATTATTCTTGAATCATATACGGATTTTATGATCTATTCATAATTATTCACTAAAGGATTTATATATTACAAGTTAATGATATCATATATTTTTGTCAGTGCTGATGTTTTTTTGCTGTTGTTTTTTATTGTTGCTTCTTCAATACTtatttctaattaaaaattataaatattttagaaagatcttttcaaaaattttatcttttttctgatttttatttAATCGTTACCTTCTTGTTTTACTACTTTCATGGATGATAAAGTAGTGTCTCACTTGTTACCACCTCCCCGCTTCTGCCACTACGCCTATTGAGCTGATGCGTTTCTATTACTCCTGCTAACATTACACAGCGAGCCAGACAGTCAAATGCATCCTCCAATTTttacccaaaaaataaaaaagaaaaaatgcatCCTCCAACCACGAGCACATATTTGATCAACGTCCTTAAATGGCCTACTAAATGTTCTATGGTGTTTAGGCTTAGACCTATTTCATTGGACCGTTAGATACCTTAAAATAAGCCGTAAAGACTCATAGCCACAGGTCACCCGGATCTTGATGAGTTttcttcttttaaaaattttattaaaacataaaaaatttaagaaaatgatCTGCCGATGCAAAGCTCAGAGGCTCCAGCAAAATCACACCTCCCGTAACATTAAATTTTCGAGCACTTCAGCAAATTTGAGACCAAAGGACCAATTGGAGATGCACGTCAAACAAGAATAAAATTGTAGAGAAGCTATAATCTCTCGCAAACACCATGAGTTCTTTGTAACTGGAACTAGATTACCTCAGACCACAGTGCCAccagaatccaattcaatcatgaTACAGattctatatatttttccttttttggagaaaaaaggaTTTGAAAGAATCCAATCTCTGAATTCAGAATCTAGTACGTTTTTCATTTATGCCAACACTCTACAGCAGTAACCAGAAAGGGCAACTTCAAAATGCTAGACCTATAACATGCATGCTGGATTAGTATTTATCTTCCATCATTTTTAACTGCCACTTTATTACACACTTTGCTGGGAGATACTAGCCTCATACAGACAATTGTCCATTTAATCAAACCAGCATTCATTTACACATAATGCAACACCCAGAACATAACAAAGGATTTTCCCAAATTTGAAAATGCTATTAAGGCAATGGACAAACTACAAAACAAGTCACATATTAGAGAATACAACACAGCATAATCCAAAGGTCAGAAGACAAGCTATTCATAGCCTGATCTTTCATTAGCAACATCTACTTGGCACTGTACACTATGATTACCCACATAATCTAGCAGGACATGCACGcccgagagagagaaaaagagagggaatTATTATTACAGATCATCTGAACGAAGAGGTCAGTACAAACATGTCACATTCCAAAATTCCCAAGCCAGAAGAACAACGGGAACTGAGCAATCGCCATGAAAAGAAGTAGATAGTGTTGCCTGCTCGAGTGCTTCTCATAGCTCCTAATCTCTGTGAAGATAACCCTCTTCATGGTCTTCACCAAAAATACCCCCATGCACATGCTCACCCATGGCATCAGAAAATAATACGAGTAACTCCAAAATATCCTTGCCAGGATAGCCAAGGACAATCCTGTGAAAGCATACCCACCATACGCCACAATATCAAGAAGCGGCGCCTCCCCACCACCTAATGAATATAACAAACCTTTCAGGAGGGCAACCTGCATAAACCACCCAGCCAATCCCCTCGTGAACTGTAAACTCAAAGCTTCTGGACTGAACCTGCAAGAGATTCAACTACGATCAGTAACTGTTGTTGGTTAAAGATGCAGGGCAATGCCAGAATACACGACTTACTTTCCCATAAGACCAAACGAGAAGCCCGCAAGAATAATATAGGTACCAAAGGCCATGAAAGGGATGTATAGATCTGGGGCATTGATATCATAAATTGGAGGTTTATATGAAAGCCTACCTCCAACTGGCTCAGTTATCCTGGTCCAGTGACCCTGGATGAAACAAAATATAGCAAAAACAGAAATTACTTCTGCATGCTTGTTAAGAAGCACGAGAAGCAATTGATTAGGGAGGTGAAGATAATAAAGAAAGTAGTAGGTTTACCCTGTGCAGGAATGGAAATAGGACCACTTTCAACTTATTCCTCACATACTGGTCATTCACTTGAAAATAATACTGAGGATTGGAGAAATATTTGCTAATCTGTTACATTTGAGGCCAACAGTTAGAAAATATAATGGCATGTTGTATCGTTTACAATGCCTACCAATAATTTCGAATGCAAAAGAGAGGCTATCAACTTATTTACAATGCACTGTACTAATGTGCATTCTCCGTTTACATATTCCATACATTGCTTTGCATAAATTCAGAGCTtgagcccaagaatttttctccaTATGCCCCCAGGCCACCTCGGATAAGTCCAGACCCAGCTCCATAGAACGCATTGCCAAATGGGTTTGGTTGAGGATT is part of the Elaeis guineensis isolate ETL-2024a chromosome 15, EG11, whole genome shotgun sequence genome and harbors:
- the LOC140854033 gene encoding uncharacterized protein, which produces MYDNLGNQAGMQRPPVNPQPNPFGNAFYGAGSGLIRGGLGAYGEKFLGSSSEFMQSNISKYFSNPQYYFQVNDQYVRNKLKVVLFPFLHRGHWTRITEPVGGRLSYKPPIYDINAPDLYIPFMAFGTYIILAGFSFGLMGKFSPEALSLQFTRGLAGWFMQVALLKGLLYSLGGGEAPLLDIVAYGGYAFTGLSLAILARIFWSYSYYFLMPWVSMCMGVFLVKTMKRVIFTEIRSYEKHSSRQHYLLLFMAIAQFPLFFWLGNFGM